Part of the Lolium rigidum isolate FL_2022 chromosome 6, APGP_CSIRO_Lrig_0.1, whole genome shotgun sequence genome, AAACATGTGCAGGTCAGCGCGACGCGGTGCATTGTGGATTAGTTTTCCACCGGCCGCGCGCCACAACTCCGGCGGTGCCACCCGAGAACCGCTGCTCCGATTGCGGGCAGCACCTTCTTTTCCGCGGCCTTCCTTCTTTCTATGCGGTGTCGACTCGTCGCAACGAGAGAAGCTGGAACGTGTCACGTTATGTCGAACTCCGATCGAGGTCACCACAGCACACGCCGGACAAGTTCTTTTTTCTGCTGCCAGATCGACACACGTCGGCGCACACGCGGGCCGGCTCCGATGAATCTAGTACGCACTATGGACTCTTGCCGACCAGGTACGTCGCTTACGTAGGACCAGAATGATACGTGTAACAAACTAGTGTACTACATGTTTCCTATTTATAGCCCATTCCCCCACGTATATATCTAGATGCCCATTCCACAGCCGCATCATCATCTTATCTACTAAGTAGTAGCAATTTACGAGCAACTTCTGCTCCACACAACACAATCCATTTTCTCAGACTCTCGGTCAGCAACAAACGGAGCGTGCATGCCAGGAATGGCAATACTGAAGAGCCCCTCCGTCGACAGCGACGCGAGTGGTACGACCACGAGCTTCCTTCCGAACGACATCGAGCTGGGCGGCGACCTGCTCGCCGAGATCATCCGGCGCCTTCCGCTGGACTCCGTCGCGCGCTCCAGGGCCGTCTCCAAGAACTGGCGTGGCGCTATCTCCGACGgctacctccgccgccgcctaccCCTGCACATGTCCATGATCTGCTTCCCCGACAACGACGACCCgttcggcggcggtggcggtttaAGCGTGCCCTTGTTCGCGTGCGCCGCAGAGGGCCGCCGGCTCGAGGGCCGCGACCTCGGCTTCTTCCCGTTGCACGACCGCGCGGTCGTCTGCGACGGCTGCAACGGCCTGCTCCTCTGCCGCACCCCCGGCACGCCGGACTTCTACGTCGTCAGCCCGGTGACGAGGACCTGGGCGGCGCTGCCGAGGCCGGCCAAGGACGCCTCCCTGTCCGTGCTGGCGTTCGACCCGTTCGGCACCTCCCCGCAGCAGCACTACCACGTGATCAACTTCACCGGCTGGCGCGACCGCGGCGCGGCGGTGGAGGTGTTCTCGTCCGAGGCGCGCGCGTGGACGGCGCACGAGGTGGACTTCGGCGGCGTCCCCGCGGGCTCCCTCTCCGGCGCCTCGGTGCACTGCCACGACGGCGCCGCGTACTTCCTCGCCTCCGACCCGGACTGCGTCGTCCGGATGGACCTCGCCGCCGGGTCCGGGCTCGCGTGCACCATCGTCGCCCTGCCCGAGCCGTCCGACGGCCACGGGCGCCTCGCGCACTGCGGCGGCCGCCTGCACTACGTCTGCAGCGACGGGGAGCTCCTCAAGGTCTGGGCACTCGAGGACGTCCAGCGCTGGCGCCTCAAGCACGCCGTCCCAGTCGGCGGCGACAtcgtggagggcggcggcggcgaggtgaggTTCCTGGCGATGCACCCGGAGAAGGACGCCGTGGTGTACCTGTGGTCGCCGTGGAAGGTGGTCGAGTACGACCTCAGCAAGCGGGAGCTCACCGGCGCGGCGTGGgagttcgccaagggcgcgaggaACCGTGTCGTCAAGACCTGGCTCGTCCCGTCCTCCTGCTACCTCTCCGATTGCTTCGCCGATGCTCCGGCCGGTGGCGCCATGATTTGATTCCTTCAACTCGTTTCCTTTTCCGTCCTGTAAATAAATTAGTGTTACTTGTAGTAGTAATGGGTATTACCCAAAGATTGCTTGTATATATACTCTGTGATTTGTTCTTTCCTTGGAGACAAAGTACAATCTGCCGTGTGCACGCTCACTCACTCATTCACATACTACGGGCGTGAACTTGCTACGTTGCGCACCGCACTTGCGTAGCTACAAAATTGATCCGAGTCACGGTTAAATTTTACGTTCGAACACTTTTGGGTATGATTGGTTGCTAACAAAGCTTTTTTCTGTATCCGTATCGAGTGGGCCGAACATTGGCCGTGTTTGGAAGTCCAGATCACATGAAAATTTTACACAAAGTATTTATGAAAATGTACTTGTTACTGAGATATTATTAGTGTGGATGTACTAGATATGATTTCGTTGATCATTCTAGCTTATCTCAAATAATTGTTTAGTAACCACTTCTttcttatgagtttggcatgcatccaATGTATCTTCATGTAACTAAAATAAATTTAAGTACGAAATAATCCCTAAACTAATTTGGTTCAAAGTAGTTAGGTATTACaatatataggacaaactccacataaatatgtgcatattgatATAAAAtttaatttcatgcacatcttagcccatttaggatttgatgaacTTTACCTTATATATTGAAACAAAGAAAGCAAAATATACCATAGAATAGACATACAGTAAATATTCCGCATGAGACTCTTCAGAACCAAACGGAAATACAATTTAAATGAAACATCAATTAAATAAACAACAATAGTTGTTCaaattatatcaaaaaatcaaatcaacacaagattggttTGAAAGACGTATCTTATTAGAAGAAGCTAATTAGGCCCAAAACAATCAATAAGATAATCAACTTTCAAGAGagtaaggttccaacaaataaaccaaatcctcacacttttcatgatggcacaagtaccgaaaagaaaagatTTATCTTCCAAAATCAAGCATTCGATAAAGATCAATCAACGAAGTGATAGGATCATAAAACTGGTATTCTAACACAAAtatgagagctcccccaagattagtgcattgttTAGgattacaaaatgcacaaaaatgGGATCATTACTCTACCAATTTTtaataaaatgctaaaaagtTTAAGTAAACAAATtatatccataagatgcaaggaagacacatgagaGTCAAAGGCAAAACCATTTCATGGCAAGAAATAAAGCAATTAAACACAAGAGCTAATGTAaagatgatcaataaatatctacctcgtaatatattgccaattgtcctaggacaagaggtattatgaaatatttcccggtggtagttttcaagtatatccaagatcatcttcataccaaagaaagcatatggtaaaagatacgagttaaccatcatgcaacgaGAGTTTCTTGATAGTTTCAATTAATTACACCACCATGCAAATCAATGAATAGCATAACTTGAAACACATGATTTTCGAAAAAGGATACGAGACAcacattgtggaaaaccatgccaagaaaagtaCTCAAAAACAAGATCCACAAGGATATTAGCAAAACATGGCACATAGGAacgagataatttacaatatcaatactATGTGATACAACCtcaaatttacaatatcaatactaatgtcCAACAAGATGCAAATAGGCacaacacaaacacaaacacaTGGTGGAAAACCTAACAtctatagacttgatttctcaagataaGACAAGTACGAAGCACGTACAACATATATACAagcacatgcaaggtacaaaaccaacacatgcaaaagaggcgagtaactttcaatgtaaataaGTTGagtacatgttaccgcaaggaggaacattggatatatatgATATAAATGAGATAATCCTaatgacttggcttgagataatatatatTACGAaggtcccttaattcttcatgatgtagccaagtctccaatgccctccatcatcacctattgatcaagttttagcttgttggtccccaaccaagttgggtcctaagaagttagtcgcaataggcttggcaacccaaatggttcttttcttgacaccactttgagcaccaacatatttgacaAACACATTGTCAacttcatccttacgaagagaataaacatcattgaTTTTGATAGGGTtgcatgaggtaccaatagtgcaaaaagaggtgatgtggcccttctcacggcatatgtagcaagttattCTATTCTCCTTATTCtctttcttctcacttgatttcttcACAATGGGAGCATTAGCTTGACTCTTCATGCGAAGTAACCTTTCTTCAACTCGAGGTTGGGCATGGCCTTgaacttgaggccgcttccctcctTGCTTCTCACTAAGAAGCTTCTTTTTTAATGGGCAAGAGCTAACattatgcccttcaattttgcacttgaagcaagtaATCTTGGCCGGATCttggacttgtacttggcccttcttgttcTTGGTGATTTTGGACTTCTTCTTGTTGTCGGAGATAAATCCAAGTTCgcacttgtcattgggggattgttgcacactcaacatcttgtcaagtttgattttccCTTCATGGCCCCTTTTCGAGTCTTTCTTCAAAAAAGTGACTTAAGCCTTGAGCTCTTTAATTtcatctacatggttagtaacaacacaaataCTAGAGAAAGTAGAGACTTCATTGTTAGagtaacaaggcaaggaagataattcatcacaagattttgcAATACTATGAGGAGAGTGGATTTGTTGCCACCGGGTGGCACTGCCTCCCTGGTAGCTGCCGTCGGATGAGTGTTTTAAGATTCGGTCTGAGGCACTGAGATTTGCACGTCGCGCTTCCTAAACAAGCTTCAACCCTAATTACACGCATGCATTGGCAGGGAGTGCAGCAGGGTGCAGCGATATACCGGCCTTATGTCAGCTCATGTGCGTGGCACATCTGCAATGAGAAATTTATTTCCCTAGCGTGCCGTACAGATGCTCCGCATGCATGTGTTTTCAATTGTTCACACAAGACCTACATATTAAGCTACATTTTACTAGTTTCCATCTCGTTCTAGCCTAAATAGATGGCATGCCTGCCTCATTCTCTCACTTGAGCATGCATGTTACATAAATTCTTACCTACACAGGGAGCATTGAATGTCTTGTTTTCTCTTTGCTCTCCATGATTCTCTCTGTCCAACACGCATGAGCAGATGCAAATTAAGTCCATGGTTGTGTTGCCCATGGCTCTCGTATATATATACGTTTCAATTTACATTGTGGCTGCCACGAAAGAGCTTACCAAACACGGTGTTTCTAACTTTAGAATGACCTTGTCAGTAATGCTTTGACTGGATAGACCGCACCCTATTCCACCTACTACGAGTTGGCATGTTTACAGATTCTGGTGCAAATGAACACTGCGGCATGGTGCAGACGTGTAAGAAGATTTGCAGCTTGCGTCTGTAATTAGAGCAAGCCCTCTCTCACTTAGTTGCATACAGCACAGATCTACAAGCATGAATGAACGACAtcgcatggggggggggggggggcagtgcCACCGGGTGGCAACACCATATTTTGCTACTATGAGTAGATGAATTAATAGGACTAGCACATGTCAATATAGAAATTTGAGAATTagggctagtatccacatgacgctcacaagatgttacctttgacatgatagcctcatgagctaactttagcttcTCATGGGACACTTGAAGTTTATCATGGGAGGTAGAGAGCTTttcatgactttcttccaaaatCCCAtacttgctagttagcaattcaggttgaacccttagctcaacattctccatcAAAATGGATGCTTCACAAGATATAGaggtagtagcacaagcatcatcattcATAATAGCagaaggcaagttggcatgctcttttagataagaagctttaagttgctcatgtgactcaGTGAGTTTGctgagcgcactctcaatgaccctaGATCCATTTTTTGTTGCTTAAAATCCttaaggagtttagcattaacaaacacaagcttatcattttttagctttagatCATTTGCCACTTCAagatctctatcatggttttccttattctagacaattctagagaaaatgtctccgcaCGAGATTCTTCGGTTGTTTGTTCTTCTTAAAGTTCATCATTTAGAGAACCTATTTCATTGGCAtactcacgttcaagagcacccatttttaatatggtgttctcatgcatctcaATAAGTTTTTGTCTCTCAATAGAAAAAAACTAAGATTTCAACAAATTTAGAGCAAGCAATTTTATTTTTGCAAAGAGCACGATGAACAACCTCAGCCTTGTCATGTAAAGAGGCAATcaattcctcttcttcttcatgtacttcatcttcatcattatgAGAAATATTAGGACTTACTGGTTGAGGTGGCAAGGCCTTCACACAAGGTTGGGGCACGACTCCACaaatgaattggaggctcccgacATCACCAAGTACTAGGAGAACAAACCAAGCAATGCCCCATGGTGATCACTCAACAAGGATCTCCACCAAGGGGGTCTAGGGTTACAAGTTCCACTAAGGAATAGTTGGGGGATCGAATTGGAAATTTCTTCGGTAGATAGGTAGATCGGGCCCTCATCCTTTGATTTCCAAAGTATTAGGTTGATTAATTGGCTAGAGAGGGTTATCCACGAAGTTTaagctcaacaacaatggaggagagcgaGTCTTCAACGGATAGATCTGGTTGGGGAAGAAGAAGCCTTTATATAGGCCATACAAGAATCTAGCAGTTGCACCTGTTGAGCCCCcggcccccccccccacccccgcgGATATTCCGGGGTAAGTAGGGCCGGATATTATGGGGGATGGGGTGGATATTGTAGGCCTTGGTTAGTTGACGAGCGGACTGAACATTCCACCTACCCCCTCGCAAACTTGAAGTTTTCGGGGTTAAACTTCTACCCCAATCACCGCCCCCTATTGCTGGGTGGCAAAATccttgtgtgtttgtgtgtgtgtgtgtgggggggggggaggggaggATATTGCCCCGAACATGTTCATGTCGAGCCAGATATCCCCCTCCCCTGTGAGCTTCCTTCGCGCTATGATTTCCATTCACCAGGTGGGGGCTGAAAATGGGGTTGGATATCTGTAGCATTTATTGGGGTTATCTCTTTGTTATCTTCTTCCTTCTCCATTGTCGCAAACACACACAGCAAAGCTGAAAGCCTCAACATCTAGATCTAGCGAAGACTAAAACCTTGACGAATATCTTCATATTTTTGGTGGGTCAACAACCGTCTTGTGCTCAAATAAATTTCCTACACACTTATCACACGGCCAAATATCATTCGAGTgtcacaaacacacaaaaccatagTAAGAAGAGTTTGTACTTTCGCTAGGCTTCACGTACAGTCGACCGGTCGAATAGAAAAGTTCTGAAAGCACTAGTTGTAAATAACAACGACATATTCCATATATGTTTATTCCCCAAATaaggtagcatttcatgcattggtTCCTTTTACAAAAAGCATCACATATACTCTTGTGGGACTACAAGATACAATATTAAGATAGTTGTTGATCTAACATGATCATATAATAAGGACAAATTAACATATACTTATATATTTAGCTATATTGGTGGGGATAATTAAGCAGATGCAGCTTCTCGATATATACTGGCAATCATAGGCTTGATCATTTTGTCGCAAGCTTACGAAAGTTCATCACTGCGCCATCCACCGGCTTTGGGTGTGGAAGGTAGTCAATTTCCGTGTTAGGATTTAGGAGCTCCCATCTGGAATTCATAATCAATGAAGGTCAAATTAATAATGGCAAAGAAATAATACTATATCaacaaaaaatattcaaaatatactCGCAGTTACCCTAGCCCTTAAAATAGTTATTTGAATGGTAATATCTAGCTATTACTCACTCGTAACCGATGGAGAGGTGATGGAGCATGATGGTGAGTTGCAACCTTGCAAGCATGTTGCCGGGGCAGATCCTGTTCCCGCCTCCGAACACCTGGTATGTCCCTGGTTTGGCTGGTTCTCGTATCGTTCATTAATAATTCTTTGTTAGTCTTCATTATGTGATTGTTGTCAAACTTCAATAATTATATAGAAAATATTGATAAGAAACCATATATATTGTACTTACATCCCATCTGTCGGGGTTGAAGGTGAGTGGATCCTCGTAGTAGTTTGGGTCGGTGTGGAGTGATCTCACCAGCGACCAGCACCTGCCACCCCTTTGGTATGGTGTACCCACCGTACTCCACATCCCTTTTTGCTACACGGTGCGTCATGGGCGCGATGTTGGCCATTCGgatcgtctcctccaccacctttgTGGTGTATTTCATCTTTGGAATGTCATCGTGTGTTATAAAAGACGACCCACCTTTGCTTTTGCTCATCATCAGGTTCTCCTCCTGCCGGTCACAGAAGATTACTTAGCTTGGGAAGAGTCATTATAATGTTTAACAACATGATTGGAGATAAAGGACCTATATGAGCGTACGAAGTATCTATGGTGTGAGAAGGTTAAATCAACAAAGGAGAGGAGAAGTGGATGGATCCATACGGGGAGGATAGTGGAAGGGGGGCAGCCAGCATGGAGTATATACCTAGATAAAATGTCTAATATGGGGCAGGTTATGAACAGATCGACATCAATTATCACAGTAACTATATATGAACCGGTTAAGGATATGAGCTATGATTTGTGTTGTAAGTCATGTTATTACATTGAAAGCCTGCCACAAAAAAATAATTGTTGGGACGAGTAGTTGTATCCACATCCCAACATATCAAACTCCAaattttatgtatgtgtgtttaccTGAACCAGAATATTGTTTtagtatgaaaatatattttcatcGACTGCAAGATGTCTATGATAACTTCTTCAATCTTAAAGCTATGTGATCATAGTTTTTGGTGGTCGATGTATGTGTGTGCCTCTATACCATGCTCGTTGTTTACAGAAAAGAGTATGTCTGGTTTGCTTTGTCAATGCTATTAGTACGTACATGTGAATGACTACTAATATGTGATAATGAAGCTATAGAAGCTGCTTACTCGGAGCTTGGCAAGGACGTCGGGGCATTTGGCAAGGTGGTATGTGGCCCACATGATGGCGCTTGCAGTGGACTCGTAGCCAGCGACAACTACAGACACAATGTTGTCCACCACCTCATCATCACTTAGCTTCTtcccttgctcgtcctccagttccATAAACCCACTCATCACATCATCGTACTTTTTATTTGTATTCTTCCTGTCCTCCAACTCCGCCCGGAATACCATATTTAGCTTCCGGCGGCACTTGCGAGCATCATGGCACGCTGTTCCAGGAAAATCCAACGGAAATGCCCTGAGTCCTGCGACCAAGCTAGTGAACCACTGGTCCATCTTCACGGTCAGAGACGATGGCTCCATGCTTATAAACATCTTGCATATGTTCGTGAAAGTCACCTGCACCCACGAATTTAATTATAATTTACCTATTTCTTATACTACCAAAATATAACTATTTCTGAGTTGTACCTAATAAGAACCATTTGTGTAAGTACTCGGTCTATGCAAAACGTAGTGTGCAATACGTTTGGTTAAAATCAATCTTTATAAACTTTGACTACGCATATAAGAAGAAAGTCAACATCTAGAACAACAAATACTCCACATGTTTTCAGTACAATTGAGAACTATACTTTCCCATAGTAGGTATATTTGATATTGTAGAGATAGCTGCTTTTTTCTATATACTTAGCAAATTTCATGACATTTGACTTTGAAGAAAATTGATGCACACGAGGGGtacctaataataataatagtaatAATAAATTAGATCATGCGTCTGGATTTAGTACtctctccgtcccaaaatgtaaggcatctaaagattggtcaaaagtcaaactttactaactttgaccaagtatttagaaaaatatatttacactACAATATCGAATGGAGATATTAAGAAAAatactttatggtgaatctattcatgttgattcattattgtaaatgtttatattttgtgTATAAATTTGATCAAACTTAAAAACGTTGATTTTTAAGTTTTAACTAATCCTTAGGCGtcttacattttgggatggagggagtactaagaGTAACTTTTACTTCCAGAGTATACTAAGTTTCTGACATTTATTACGGATCAGAGGAAGCACTAAATCTTACTTTCTTGGCCTCGTTGGAAGCAACGATGGTGCCCATGTCGGCCCACGAGTTGAGCGCGGCCACAACACCCGGCTGCACGGTGGCAGCGATAGTGCGGAGCGAACTTGGCCGGTTGATGGCACCAAGGATGACCCCTCTCACCCTGGTGTGGTTGCTTCCCTCGACGTTCACTATCGAGCTTAGCCCCACCAGCTCCGGCACGGGCCAGTTGATGCCGAAGGTGTCGCTGCCGGCCTGGAAGATGAACTTGTTGGTTGCCGGCATGCATGCCACGATGGTGGGGGACCCGAACAGGTGTGTCCGGTACATCCCCATCTTCTCACCGCCGTAAGCACGTCTCTTGGCGCCAATGAAGTCGTCGGGGCGGCGCACGTGCTTGAAGTACCAGAGCAGGGACATGGTCTCGCCGAGGAACGGCAGGCCCATGTGGCCCGGCGGGAGGCGAGGGCGGATGCCATTGGCGCCCTTCCCGCCGCGATGCTTGAGGAAGAAGACGGCGCGGTACCACGcgtcggcggcgtgccagaaggcGAGGCAGAGCAGAGGGACGGCGCCCAGGAGCCATCCCCACGAgaccgccacggccaccatgtcgcCGGAGCTGATAAATGCTACGTATTCTCGAGTGACTGATCAATCTTGCCTTGGAACTGGAGACAATCAATCTAGTATATATACACCTAACCATGCTAATAGACACGTACGTCCCTAGTGAGCAGTAGTGACTGGTGTAGTGTGGATACTTGATGGTGGATTCGTTCAAGGGTCGAGGCAAGTGGAAACAAACCCTAACTGTGCTTGATAAATCAGCCGTTGCCTCTAGTAATCACGTATGCATGCTTCTTGAGTCTTGTTGGCGCATATCCCTTCGCATATCGTATATGATTAGGACGTGCGAATATAGTTTATGCATTAACAAATCACAAGCGATCTTGAGTGTGATGTGACTCGATTTAGTAGTGTCTGCCATTTGGCAACACTAGCGAGCTTCATTATTCCTAGTAGCTGATGCCATTAACGATTTGCAGCTACGTTCCAAACAGGGATAGAGTGACCGATGCATGATGCTTACATAACTAAGGGTCGGCATCGTTCTCTAATGAATATGAAGCATACTTACCCTGATTTGGTGGACATGTGTGGAGGCATACCCGTTTAAAAAAATGAGAATGCCTTTTCAATGTTTTACAAATATTAAAATAATTCACGCATTATATATTACCTTATACTTACTCGTGCAAATTTTAAGGAAAAGTGCGATCATATGTGGCctacaaaaaaacagaaaatggaaaTTTGTATTTGTTTGAACTGTTAAATACAATTATTAGTTTTATTTAGACATTTTGTCATTATCATGTACGCCATATACAATCGtattttttcttgaaaaaaattacacgagtaagtatcaagatGATAATATGTACTAGTATATAGGGAATTTTATTTCAATTTTATGCAATTTCTTAATAGCTTTTGTTTCAGTTTTAGAAAAAACAGGTGCGCCTAAACCTAGGTACGAGTATCACTTTTCCGGAGTACTTGTTATAAAGGACGCGTGCACATGAGACATCATGGCCCCTGGTTTAATTCTGATCGATACCgtatcactggtggaaaaacaggcttccgggaagccccataagtcgcgaaggtaaaggaaccgcgactaatgaggtctttagtcgcggttcgtgtggcgaaccgcgaccaaagctccGGGCCcgaggcgcacggtggccagctggtgcacgtggggggctttagtcgcggttggccagcccaaccgcgactaaaggtgctcgaaggcctttagtcgcggttggccgggccaaccgggactaaagcccctcccctatatatacccatccagcagccaacacttagccatttggagccattctcttcacaaacttcacaagtgagtgttaggtttgcttttggttcctcttatgcacataaggtgtttgatgaaatgccccaagagcatgaaacaaacatgatatgaagtgttggagtcacacttgagctttctcatttattttttcctcctcgatcgcggttagcaacttgaacctttgatgtgtcattgataaaatatgcatgtgtgtgtagttcattgtttaatttatattgtttgtagctagttagtttaacaaatgcatgatggttaattatatattttatattataataatgcagatgaatcggcaatggatgtacggtaaccgactctccagcgagttcagtacgggtttgaaagatttcctcgtagtggctaatgcgaacaagcgggggggttttgttatctgtccatgtgttaagtgtaagaatcagaagggttactcttcctcaagagatgttcacatgcacctgcctcggcacggtttcatgccaagctataattgttggaccaagcatggagaaagaggggttataatggaagaagatgaagaaggggatgatttcaatgatgaaagctatctttctcatttcggtgatactttcatggaggatgctgaaggtgaaggggaaggtgaaggggaaggtgaagaagaggcacgtgatgatcccgttgatgatcttggtcggaccattgctgatgcacggagacgctgcgaaactgaaaaagagagggagaatttggatcgcatgttagaggatcacaggaaggcgctgtaccccggatgcgatgatggtctgaaaaagctgggctgcacactggattctgctgagatggaaggcacaggcaggtgtagctgactcggcatttgaaaacttgctgaaaatgttgaagaatatgtttccaaagaataacgagttgcccgccactacgtacgaagcaaagaaggttgttccgccctctaggtttagaggttctgaagatacatccatgcatcaacgatcgcatcctctaccgcggtgaatacgagaatttgaatgaatgcccggtatgcactgcattgcgttataagatcgaggcgatgaccctggtgacgatgttgagggccggaaacccaggatgagggttcccgccaaggtgatgtggtatgctcctataataccacggttgaaacgtccgttcgggaacaaagagcatgccaagttgttgcgatggcacaaagaggaccgtaagtcggacggggagttgagacaccccgcagatggaacgcaatggagaaagatcgacagagagttcaaagattttgcagctgacgcaaggaacataagatttggtctaagtacggatggcatgaatccttttggcgagcgagctccagccatagtacccggcccgtgactctatgcatctacaaccttcctccttggttgtgcatgaagcggaagttcattatgatgccgagtgctcatccaaggtccgaagcaacccggcaacgacatcgatgtgtacctaaggccattagttgatgagcttttacaggctgtggggcagacctggtgtccgtgtgtgggatgagcacaaa contains:
- the LOC124667862 gene encoding putative F-box/kelch-repeat protein At1g15680, with the translated sequence MPGMAILKSPSVDSDASGTTTSFLPNDIELGGDLLAEIIRRLPLDSVARSRAVSKNWRGAISDGYLRRRLPLHMSMICFPDNDDPFGGGGGLSVPLFACAAEGRRLEGRDLGFFPLHDRAVVCDGCNGLLLCRTPGTPDFYVVSPVTRTWAALPRPAKDASLSVLAFDPFGTSPQQHYHVINFTGWRDRGAAVEVFSSEARAWTAHEVDFGGVPAGSLSGASVHCHDGAAYFLASDPDCVVRMDLAAGSGLACTIVALPEPSDGHGRLAHCGGRLHYVCSDGELLKVWALEDVQRWRLKHAVPVGGDIVEGGGGEVRFLAMHPEKDAVVYLWSPWKVVEYDLSKRELTGAAWEFAKGARNRVVKTWLVPSSCYLSDCFADAPAGGAMI